From Monomorium pharaonis isolate MP-MQ-018 chromosome 9, ASM1337386v2, whole genome shotgun sequence, the proteins below share one genomic window:
- the LOC105839159 gene encoding probable proline--tRNA ligase, mitochondrial isoform X1, translating to MSRKAKIINPIRMSKIFQPMTTSGSLNSGDGAKIVSKSHKLMINYGIIKPLSTGMYALLPLGMRILNKLINLVDKEMANIGAQKILLPALTSAMLWKKTNRYDANKAELFTLTDRYKKEYILSPTFEEAICDLISSIGQLSAKSLPLKLYQISSKWRDEMKPRLGFLRSREFIMKDLYTFDTSLDNGRHTYDLVCESYSNIFKQIGVEYKKSIGDVGTIGGLMSHEYHYVSDIGEDIILQCSSCHFSINRTISKTMSCPKCKNELHQHIAAEVGHTFLLDTKYSQPLKAMYTEQNKSKPIVMGCFGLGLSRIITLVIEILSTNDEIRWPVKLAPYTICVITPKAGSKEENTSAYVEQLFEIFYERDIDAILDDRTHETIGKRLVFARASGYPYIIVIGKPAIQSIPLFELHDVNNSTYRELSLDQISDYFNNIKFKN from the exons ATGTCACGTAAagcgaaaattattaatccaATCAGGATGTCTAAGATATTTCAACCAATGACAACGAGCGGATCACTCAACAGTGGAGATGGAgcaaaaattgtatctaaaagtCACAAG ttaatgattaattatggAATTATTAAACCACTTAGCACTGGTATGTATGCCCTACTGCCATTAGGAATGCGAATTCTAAACAAGTTGATCAATCTGGTTGACAAAGAAATGGCAAATATTGGCGCACAGAAAATACTGCTTCCAGCGTTAACTTCGGCTATGTTGTGGAAGAAAACTAATAGATACGATGCCAACAAAGCAGAACTGTTTACACTCACAGATAGATAcaagaaagaatatatattgagtcca ACATTCGAAGAAGCAATCTGCGATTTGATATCGTCGATAGGACAACTTTCCGCTAAATCGTTACCCTTGAAGTTATATCAAATTTCCAGCAAGTGGCGAGACGAGATGAAACCACGACTCGGTTTTCTACGTAGTCGAGAATTTATCATGAAGGACTTGTATACGTTTGATACCAGCTTGGACAATGGACGACATACGTATGATTTAGTTTGCGAGTCttacagtaatatttttaaacagattgGTGTAGAGTAcaagaaaa gCATAGGTGATGTGGGAACGATTGGAGGCCTGATGTCGCACGAATATCATTATGTGTCTGATATTGGCGAAGACATAATACTTCAATGCTCCTCATGTCATTTCTCTATCAATCGAACTATTTCCAAGACAATGAGTTGTCCGAAATGTAAAAACGAACTACATCAACACATCGCTGCTGAg GTAGggcatacatttttattggaCACAAAGTATTCGCAGCCGTTAAAAGCGATGTACACGGAGCAAAATAAATCGAAACCCATAGTAATGGGCTGTTTCGGTCTGGGATTAAGTCGTATTATCACACTAGTTATCGAAATCTTGTCAACAAATGATGAGATAAGATGGCCTGTAAAATTAGCACCATATACAATATGCGTCATAACGCCGAAg gCTGGAAGCAAAGAAGAGAATACATCCGCCTATGTTGAACAgctgtttgaaatattttacgaacGTGATATCGATGCAATATTAGACGATCGTACGCATGAAACAATTGGTAAACGACTAGTATTTGCGCGTGCATCGGGCTATCCTTACATAATTGTCATTGGTAAACCAGCAATCCAATCGATTCCTCTATTCGAGCTCCATGATGTTAACAATTCGACTTATCGTGAATTGTCGCTGGACCAGATAAGCGATTactttaacaatataaaatttaaaaattag
- the LOC105839159 gene encoding probable proline--tRNA ligase, mitochondrial isoform X3, whose product MSRKAKIINPIRMSKIFQPMTTSGSLNSGDGAKIVSKSHKTFEEAICDLISSIGQLSAKSLPLKLYQISSKWRDEMKPRLGFLRSREFIMKDLYTFDTSLDNGRHTYDLVCESYSNIFKQIGVEYKKSIGDVGTIGGLMSHEYHYVSDIGEDIILQCSSCHFSINRTISKTMSCPKCKNELHQHIAAEVGHTFLLDTKYSQPLKAMYTEQNKSKPIVMGCFGLGLSRIITLVIEILSTNDEIRWPVKLAPYTICVITPKAGSKEENTSAYVEQLFEIFYERDIDAILDDRTHETIGKRLVFARASGYPYIIVIGKPAIQSIPLFELHDVNNSTYRELSLDQISDYFNNIKFKN is encoded by the exons ATGTCACGTAAagcgaaaattattaatccaATCAGGATGTCTAAGATATTTCAACCAATGACAACGAGCGGATCACTCAACAGTGGAGATGGAgcaaaaattgtatctaaaagtCACAAG ACATTCGAAGAAGCAATCTGCGATTTGATATCGTCGATAGGACAACTTTCCGCTAAATCGTTACCCTTGAAGTTATATCAAATTTCCAGCAAGTGGCGAGACGAGATGAAACCACGACTCGGTTTTCTACGTAGTCGAGAATTTATCATGAAGGACTTGTATACGTTTGATACCAGCTTGGACAATGGACGACATACGTATGATTTAGTTTGCGAGTCttacagtaatatttttaaacagattgGTGTAGAGTAcaagaaaa gCATAGGTGATGTGGGAACGATTGGAGGCCTGATGTCGCACGAATATCATTATGTGTCTGATATTGGCGAAGACATAATACTTCAATGCTCCTCATGTCATTTCTCTATCAATCGAACTATTTCCAAGACAATGAGTTGTCCGAAATGTAAAAACGAACTACATCAACACATCGCTGCTGAg GTAGggcatacatttttattggaCACAAAGTATTCGCAGCCGTTAAAAGCGATGTACACGGAGCAAAATAAATCGAAACCCATAGTAATGGGCTGTTTCGGTCTGGGATTAAGTCGTATTATCACACTAGTTATCGAAATCTTGTCAACAAATGATGAGATAAGATGGCCTGTAAAATTAGCACCATATACAATATGCGTCATAACGCCGAAg gCTGGAAGCAAAGAAGAGAATACATCCGCCTATGTTGAACAgctgtttgaaatattttacgaacGTGATATCGATGCAATATTAGACGATCGTACGCATGAAACAATTGGTAAACGACTAGTATTTGCGCGTGCATCGGGCTATCCTTACATAATTGTCATTGGTAAACCAGCAATCCAATCGATTCCTCTATTCGAGCTCCATGATGTTAACAATTCGACTTATCGTGAATTGTCGCTGGACCAGATAAGCGATTactttaacaatataaaatttaaaaattag
- the LOC105839159 gene encoding probable proline--tRNA ligase, mitochondrial isoform X2, translating to MEQKLYLKVTRNYRTSANWKIRYFTISHKILLMINYGIIKPLSTGMYALLPLGMRILNKLINLVDKEMANIGAQKILLPALTSAMLWKKTNRYDANKAELFTLTDRYKKEYILSPTFEEAICDLISSIGQLSAKSLPLKLYQISSKWRDEMKPRLGFLRSREFIMKDLYTFDTSLDNGRHTYDLVCESYSNIFKQIGVEYKKSIGDVGTIGGLMSHEYHYVSDIGEDIILQCSSCHFSINRTISKTMSCPKCKNELHQHIAAEVGHTFLLDTKYSQPLKAMYTEQNKSKPIVMGCFGLGLSRIITLVIEILSTNDEIRWPVKLAPYTICVITPKAGSKEENTSAYVEQLFEIFYERDIDAILDDRTHETIGKRLVFARASGYPYIIVIGKPAIQSIPLFELHDVNNSTYRELSLDQISDYFNNIKFKN from the exons ATGGAgcaaaaattgtatctaaaagtCACAAG gaATTATAGGACTTCAgcaaattggaaaataagatattttacaatatcacataaaattttg ttaatgattaattatggAATTATTAAACCACTTAGCACTGGTATGTATGCCCTACTGCCATTAGGAATGCGAATTCTAAACAAGTTGATCAATCTGGTTGACAAAGAAATGGCAAATATTGGCGCACAGAAAATACTGCTTCCAGCGTTAACTTCGGCTATGTTGTGGAAGAAAACTAATAGATACGATGCCAACAAAGCAGAACTGTTTACACTCACAGATAGATAcaagaaagaatatatattgagtcca ACATTCGAAGAAGCAATCTGCGATTTGATATCGTCGATAGGACAACTTTCCGCTAAATCGTTACCCTTGAAGTTATATCAAATTTCCAGCAAGTGGCGAGACGAGATGAAACCACGACTCGGTTTTCTACGTAGTCGAGAATTTATCATGAAGGACTTGTATACGTTTGATACCAGCTTGGACAATGGACGACATACGTATGATTTAGTTTGCGAGTCttacagtaatatttttaaacagattgGTGTAGAGTAcaagaaaa gCATAGGTGATGTGGGAACGATTGGAGGCCTGATGTCGCACGAATATCATTATGTGTCTGATATTGGCGAAGACATAATACTTCAATGCTCCTCATGTCATTTCTCTATCAATCGAACTATTTCCAAGACAATGAGTTGTCCGAAATGTAAAAACGAACTACATCAACACATCGCTGCTGAg GTAGggcatacatttttattggaCACAAAGTATTCGCAGCCGTTAAAAGCGATGTACACGGAGCAAAATAAATCGAAACCCATAGTAATGGGCTGTTTCGGTCTGGGATTAAGTCGTATTATCACACTAGTTATCGAAATCTTGTCAACAAATGATGAGATAAGATGGCCTGTAAAATTAGCACCATATACAATATGCGTCATAACGCCGAAg gCTGGAAGCAAAGAAGAGAATACATCCGCCTATGTTGAACAgctgtttgaaatattttacgaacGTGATATCGATGCAATATTAGACGATCGTACGCATGAAACAATTGGTAAACGACTAGTATTTGCGCGTGCATCGGGCTATCCTTACATAATTGTCATTGGTAAACCAGCAATCCAATCGATTCCTCTATTCGAGCTCCATGATGTTAACAATTCGACTTATCGTGAATTGTCGCTGGACCAGATAAGCGATTactttaacaatataaaatttaaaaattag